In one Brienomyrus brachyistius isolate T26 chromosome 12, BBRACH_0.4, whole genome shotgun sequence genomic region, the following are encoded:
- the LOC125704847 gene encoding uncharacterized protein LOC125704847 isoform X1, which yields MYKKNKECWRNVHLYQLHVLHGQCGTSTSRVTSNEQQLFIPNSESTRLAYASGQCQNQNSILCFFIAGVCVAADLPVNGRVGGTVELPSVLGSLKVEDFQLLSWTFNGRDIAEMLSGRTEANFHAQFKRRLKLSPDFSLTVRELRLGDSGEYQRVGRKKDGLQIPPHKIQLHVYVETPITSVWIQSEYTWDPENHTCAVRLVCNSSGGLRPSYTWRMRDQTKSSSRLHFFLPPGEGNVTMTCTAVNAASQMSSNHTVRCIPTSDQTTVGFSLYLLKMAVFSVGLVIMVSAVITVHLRERFHRQREHVEGAETEGTAPPGGRL from the exons atgtataaaaaaaacaaagagtgCTGGAGGAATGTACATTTGTATCAGCTTCATGTGCTGCATGGCCAGTGCGGTACAAGCACCTCTAGAGTGACATCAAATGAACAGCAACTTTTTATACCCAACAGTGAAAGTACAAGGCTGGCTTATGCTTCTGGTCAgtgtcagaatcagaattcaataCTTTGCTTCTTCATTGCAGGTGTTTGTGTTGCTGCTGATCTGCCAGTAAATGGCAGAGTGGGAGGGACAGTGGAGCTGCCTTCAGTCCTGGGGAGCCTGAAAGTGGAAGATTTTCAGCTTCTGAGTTGGACATTTAATGGAAGGGACATTGCTGAAATGCTCAGCGGTCGCACAGAAGCAAATTTTCATGCTCAGTTCAAAAGACGACTCAAGCTGAGCCCTGATTTCAGTCTAACTGTGAGGGAGCTGAGACTGGGGGACAGTGGGGAGTATCAGCGTGTAGGAAGGAAGAAAGATGGTCTACAGATTCCTCCACATAAAATCCAGCTGCACGTTTATG TAGAGACCCCCATAACATCAGTGTGGATACAGTCAGAAtacacctgggacccagagaacCACACCTGCGCTGTGCGTTTGGTCTGCAACTCATCAGGAGGCCTGAGACCCTCTTacacctggaggatgagggatcAGACAAAGAGCAGCTCCAGGCTGCATTTCTTTCTTccaccaggagagggcaatGTCACCATGACCTGCACTGCTGTCAATGCTGCTAGTCAGATGTCCAGTAATCATACAGTGAGGTGCATCCCCACTAGTGATCAAACCACAG TTGGCTTCTCACTGTATCTGCTGAAGATGGCAGTGTTCTCTGTGGGTCTGGTCATCATGGTGTCCGCTGTCATCACTGTCCACCTCAGGGAGAGATTCCACAG GCAAAGAGAGCATGtcgaaggggcagagacagaaGGAACtgcaccaccaggtggcagacTGTAG
- the LOC125704847 gene encoding uncharacterized protein LOC125704847 isoform X2, which yields MYKKNKECWRNVHLYQLHVLHGQCGTSTSRVTSNEQQLFIPNSESTRLAYASGQCQNQNSILCFFIAGVCVAADLPVNGRVGGTVELPSVLGSLKVEDFQLLSWTFNGRDIAEMLSGRTEANFHAQFKRRLKLSPDFSLTVRELRLGDSGEYQRVGRKKDGLQIPPHKIQLHVYVETPITSVWIQSEYTWDPENHTCAVRLVCNSSGGLRPSYTWRMRDQTKSSSRLHFFLPPGEGNVTMTCTAVNAASQMSSNHTVRCIPTSDQTTVGFSLYLLKMAVFSVGLVIMVSAVITVHLRERFHRQREPVQGAETEGTAPPGGRL from the exons atgtataaaaaaaacaaagagtgCTGGAGGAATGTACATTTGTATCAGCTTCATGTGCTGCATGGCCAGTGCGGTACAAGCACCTCTAGAGTGACATCAAATGAACAGCAACTTTTTATACCCAACAGTGAAAGTACAAGGCTGGCTTATGCTTCTGGTCAgtgtcagaatcagaattcaataCTTTGCTTCTTCATTGCAGGTGTTTGTGTTGCTGCTGATCTGCCAGTAAATGGCAGAGTGGGAGGGACAGTGGAGCTGCCTTCAGTCCTGGGGAGCCTGAAAGTGGAAGATTTTCAGCTTCTGAGTTGGACATTTAATGGAAGGGACATTGCTGAAATGCTCAGCGGTCGCACAGAAGCAAATTTTCATGCTCAGTTCAAAAGACGACTCAAGCTGAGCCCTGATTTCAGTCTAACTGTGAGGGAGCTGAGACTGGGGGACAGTGGGGAGTATCAGCGTGTAGGAAGGAAGAAAGATGGTCTACAGATTCCTCCACATAAAATCCAGCTGCACGTTTATG TAGAGACCCCCATAACATCAGTGTGGATACAGTCAGAAtacacctgggacccagagaacCACACCTGCGCTGTGCGTTTGGTCTGCAACTCATCAGGAGGCCTGAGACCCTCTTacacctggaggatgagggatcAGACAAAGAGCAGCTCCAGGCTGCATTTCTTTCTTccaccaggagagggcaatGTCACCATGACCTGCACTGCTGTCAATGCTGCTAGTCAGATGTCCAGTAATCATACAGTGAGGTGCATCCCCACTAGTGATCAAACCACAG TTGGCTTCTCACTGTATCTGCTGAAGATGGCAGTGTTCTCTGTGGGTCTGGTCATCATGGTGTCCGCTGTCATCACTGTCCACCTCAGGGAGAGATTCCACAG